A section of the Sceloporus undulatus isolate JIND9_A2432 ecotype Alabama chromosome 3, SceUnd_v1.1, whole genome shotgun sequence genome encodes:
- the USP54 gene encoding inactive ubiquitin carboxyl-terminal hydrolase 54 isoform X2 — protein sequence MSWKRNYFSVGRGTVQGMFTPRNTTSIAPSKGLSNEPGQNSCFLNSALQVLWHLDIFRRSFRQLTTHKCMGDSCIFCALKGIFNQFQCSSEKVLPSDALRSALAKTFQDEQRFQLGIMDDAAECFENLLMRIHFHIADESKEDICTAPHCISHQKFAMTLFEQCVCASCGATSDPLPFIQMVHYISTTSLCNQAICMLERREKPTPDMFGELLQNASTMGDLRNCPSNCGEKIRIRRVLMNFPQIITIGLVWDSDHSDLAEDVIHSLGTCLKLGDLFFRVTDDRAKQCELYLVGMICYYGKHYSTFFFQTKIRKWMYFDDAHVKEIGPKWKDVVTKCIKGHYQPLLLLYADPRGTPVSTQDLPTQVDLQQCTRTYYDSEDSGREPSIASDTRTDSSTDSYPYKHSHHESVVSHFSSDSQGTVIYNMENDAASQSSRDTGHLTDSECNQRHISKKSSLTDRKRSSSKSRRKGDESQPSGYHSEGETLKEKQAPRTAPKTSSSTSRLREFKETVSNMIHNRPSQTNHSSPRRGKDQTEKPRVLPVQSRDWEMESTSSESKSSSSSKYRPTWRPKRESLNIDSIFNKEKRKQCGYTQLSPFSEDAGKEFMEDELKEPVTQTRPSQSNRYKHWALGRGAHYMMDQHPRLIQRMESGYESSERNSSSPVSMDMPLSESSSTSRDSHIKRTGAFVPAWRNIPKSHSSSILEVESVPSASCWTKNKHCIGNGEEILVSSKSELDELQEEVARRAQEQELRRKQEKELEASVGFNPRPSRFMDLDELQNQGRTDGFERSVQEADSVFEESLHQEQRGDCAAALALCNEAILNRLSRSKYC from the exons GGTATCTTTAACCAGTTTCAGTGCAGCAGTGAAAAAGTATTACCTTCTGATGCTCTTCGTAGTGCTCTTGCCAAGACTTTTCAAGATGAACAACGTTTCCAGCTGGGCATCATGGATGATGCTGCTGAGTGCTTT GAGAATCTCTTAATGAGGATTCACTTCCACATTGCAGATGAATCTAAAGAAGACATTTGTACTGCCCCTCATTGCATTTCACACCAGAAGTTTGCTATGACTTTATTTGAGCAG TGTGTCTGTGCCAGTTGTGGTGCCACTTCTGATCCATTGCCCTTTATCCAGATGGTGCATTATATCTCAACCACCTCACTCTG CAACCAGGCTATTTGCATGCTGGAAAGACGAGAGAAACCCACTCCAGATATGTTTGGAGAGCTGCTACAGAATGCCAGCACCATGGGTGACTTAAGAAACTGCCCG AGCAATTGTGGGGAAAAAATTCGCATTCGTCGTGTGTTGATGAACTTTCCACAGATAATCACGATTGGACTGGTGTGGGATTCAGATCATTCTGATCTGGCAGAGGATGTCATTCACAGCTTGGGCACTTGCCTTAAACTGGGAGAT CTCTTCTTCAGAGTAACAGATGACAGAGCAAAACAGTGTGAACTGTATTTGGTTGGAATGATATGCTACTATGGAAAACATTACTCTACCTTCTTCTTCCAAACAAAGATTCGTAAATGGATGTACTTTGACGATGCCCATGTCAAAGAG ATAGGCCCCAAATGGAAAGATGTTGTGACGAAGTGCATTAAGGGGCATTATCAGCCCTTGTTACTACTTTATGCAGATCCAAGAGGAACTCCAGTATCAACACAGGATCTGCCCACACAGGTGGATCTACAGCAGTGTACCAGAACTTACTATGACAGTGAAGATTCAg GACGTGAACCTTCTATCGCTAGTGATACTAGAACAGACTCCTCTACAGACAGCTATCCCTACAAACATTCCCACCATGAATCTGTGGTCAGTCATTTCTCTTCTGATTCTCAAGGCACTGTCATTTACAACATGGAAAACGATGCAGCTTCACAAAGCAGCAGAGATACAG GACACTTGACTGACAGTGAATGTAATCAAAGGCATATTTCCAAAAAGAGCTCACTGACAGACCGTAAGAGGAGCTCCAGCAAATCTCGGAGAAAGGGAGATGAGTCACAGCCATCAGGATATCACAGTGAAG GGGAAACACTGAAGGAGAAACAAGCCCCTAGAACTGCCCCTAAGACATCAAGCAGCACCAGCAGGCTAAGAGAATTTAAAGAAACAGTCAGCAACATGATCCACAACAGACCATCACAGACAAATCACAGCTCTCCACGAAGAGGAAAGGATCAGACTGAAAAACCCAGAGTTTTGCCTGTTCAATCTCGAGACTGGGAAATGGAGAGTACTAGTAGTGAATCCAAATCAAGTTCTTCTAGCAAGTACCGTCCAACTTGGAGACCCAAAAGGGAGTCACTGAATATAGACAGCATCTTCaataaagaaaagaggaagcaaTGTGGCTACACACAGCTCAGtcccttctctgaagatgcag GTAAAGAATTTATGGAAGATGAACTAAAAGAGCCAGTCACTCAAACAAGACCAAGCCAGTCAAACAGGTATAAGCACTGGGCCCTAGGTCGGGGGGCACACTATATGATGGATCAACATCCTCGTCTGATTCAAAGGATGGAATCTGGCTATGAAAGCAGTGAACGCAACAGTAGTAGCCCAGTCAGTATGGACATGCCTTTGTCGGAGAGCTCTAGCACTTCTAG AGATTCCCATATTAAACGAACTGGAGCTTTTGTTCCTGCCTGGCGTAACATACCCAAATCACATAGCAGCAGCATCTTGGAGGTTGAGTCTGTCCCATCTGCTTCTTGCTGGACGAAGAACAAGCACTGCATTGGTAATG GTGAGGAGATACTTGTCTCTTCCAAAAGTGAACTAGATGAATTACAAGAAGAGGTAGCAAGAAGGGCTCAGGAACAAGAACTCCGAAGAAAGCAGGAGAAGGAACTGGAGGCATCAGTGGGCTTTAATCCTCGTCCTAGCAGGTTCATGGACCTGGATGAGCTGCAAAACCAGG GGAGGACTGATGGCTTTGAGAGGTCTGTGCAGGAGGCAGATTCAGTCTTTGAAGAATCACTGCATCAAGAGCAGAGGGGAGACTGTGCTGCAGCTTTGGCTCTCTGTAATGAAGCTATAT TGAACAGACTGTCGCGCTCCAAGTATTGCTGA
- the USP54 gene encoding inactive ubiquitin carboxyl-terminal hydrolase 54 isoform X3: MSWKRNYFSVGRGTVQGMFTPRNTTSIAPSKGLSNEPGQNSCFLNSALQVLWHLDIFRRSFRQLTTHKCMGDSCIFCALKGIFNQFQCSSEKVLPSDALRSALAKTFQDEQRFQLGIMDDAAECFENLLMRIHFHIADESKEDICTAPHCISHQKFAMTLFEQCVCASCGATSDPLPFIQMVHYISTTSLCNQAICMLERREKPTPDMFGELLQNASTMGDLRNCPSNCGEKIRIRRVLMNFPQIITIGLVWDSDHSDLAEDVIHSLGTCLKLGDLFFRVTDDRAKQCELYLVGMICYYGKHYSTFFFQTKIRKWMYFDDAHVKEIGPKWKDVVTKCIKGHYQPLLLLYADPRGTPVSTQDLPTQVDLQQCTRTYYDSEDSGREPSIASDTRTDSSTDSYPYKHSHHESVVSHFSSDSQGTVIYNMENDAASQSSRDTGHLTDSECNQRHISKKSSLTDRKRSSSKSRRKGDESQPSGYHSEGETLKEKQAPRTAPKTSSSTSRLREFKETVSNMIHNRPSQTNHSSPRRGKDQTEKPRVLPVQSRDWEMESTSSESKSSSSSKYRPTWRPKRESLNIDSIFNKEKRKQCGYTQLSPFSEDAGKEFMEDELKEPVTQTRPSQSNRYKHWALGRGAHYMMDQHPRLIQRMESGYESSERNSSSPVSMDMPLSESSSTSRDSHIKRTGAFVPAWRNIPKSHSSSILEVESVPSASCWTKNKHCIGNGEEILVSSKSELDELQEEVARRAQEQELRRKQEKELEASVGFNPRPSRFMDLDELQNQVNRLSRSKYC, from the exons GGTATCTTTAACCAGTTTCAGTGCAGCAGTGAAAAAGTATTACCTTCTGATGCTCTTCGTAGTGCTCTTGCCAAGACTTTTCAAGATGAACAACGTTTCCAGCTGGGCATCATGGATGATGCTGCTGAGTGCTTT GAGAATCTCTTAATGAGGATTCACTTCCACATTGCAGATGAATCTAAAGAAGACATTTGTACTGCCCCTCATTGCATTTCACACCAGAAGTTTGCTATGACTTTATTTGAGCAG TGTGTCTGTGCCAGTTGTGGTGCCACTTCTGATCCATTGCCCTTTATCCAGATGGTGCATTATATCTCAACCACCTCACTCTG CAACCAGGCTATTTGCATGCTGGAAAGACGAGAGAAACCCACTCCAGATATGTTTGGAGAGCTGCTACAGAATGCCAGCACCATGGGTGACTTAAGAAACTGCCCG AGCAATTGTGGGGAAAAAATTCGCATTCGTCGTGTGTTGATGAACTTTCCACAGATAATCACGATTGGACTGGTGTGGGATTCAGATCATTCTGATCTGGCAGAGGATGTCATTCACAGCTTGGGCACTTGCCTTAAACTGGGAGAT CTCTTCTTCAGAGTAACAGATGACAGAGCAAAACAGTGTGAACTGTATTTGGTTGGAATGATATGCTACTATGGAAAACATTACTCTACCTTCTTCTTCCAAACAAAGATTCGTAAATGGATGTACTTTGACGATGCCCATGTCAAAGAG ATAGGCCCCAAATGGAAAGATGTTGTGACGAAGTGCATTAAGGGGCATTATCAGCCCTTGTTACTACTTTATGCAGATCCAAGAGGAACTCCAGTATCAACACAGGATCTGCCCACACAGGTGGATCTACAGCAGTGTACCAGAACTTACTATGACAGTGAAGATTCAg GACGTGAACCTTCTATCGCTAGTGATACTAGAACAGACTCCTCTACAGACAGCTATCCCTACAAACATTCCCACCATGAATCTGTGGTCAGTCATTTCTCTTCTGATTCTCAAGGCACTGTCATTTACAACATGGAAAACGATGCAGCTTCACAAAGCAGCAGAGATACAG GACACTTGACTGACAGTGAATGTAATCAAAGGCATATTTCCAAAAAGAGCTCACTGACAGACCGTAAGAGGAGCTCCAGCAAATCTCGGAGAAAGGGAGATGAGTCACAGCCATCAGGATATCACAGTGAAG GGGAAACACTGAAGGAGAAACAAGCCCCTAGAACTGCCCCTAAGACATCAAGCAGCACCAGCAGGCTAAGAGAATTTAAAGAAACAGTCAGCAACATGATCCACAACAGACCATCACAGACAAATCACAGCTCTCCACGAAGAGGAAAGGATCAGACTGAAAAACCCAGAGTTTTGCCTGTTCAATCTCGAGACTGGGAAATGGAGAGTACTAGTAGTGAATCCAAATCAAGTTCTTCTAGCAAGTACCGTCCAACTTGGAGACCCAAAAGGGAGTCACTGAATATAGACAGCATCTTCaataaagaaaagaggaagcaaTGTGGCTACACACAGCTCAGtcccttctctgaagatgcag GTAAAGAATTTATGGAAGATGAACTAAAAGAGCCAGTCACTCAAACAAGACCAAGCCAGTCAAACAGGTATAAGCACTGGGCCCTAGGTCGGGGGGCACACTATATGATGGATCAACATCCTCGTCTGATTCAAAGGATGGAATCTGGCTATGAAAGCAGTGAACGCAACAGTAGTAGCCCAGTCAGTATGGACATGCCTTTGTCGGAGAGCTCTAGCACTTCTAG AGATTCCCATATTAAACGAACTGGAGCTTTTGTTCCTGCCTGGCGTAACATACCCAAATCACATAGCAGCAGCATCTTGGAGGTTGAGTCTGTCCCATCTGCTTCTTGCTGGACGAAGAACAAGCACTGCATTGGTAATG GTGAGGAGATACTTGTCTCTTCCAAAAGTGAACTAGATGAATTACAAGAAGAGGTAGCAAGAAGGGCTCAGGAACAAGAACTCCGAAGAAAGCAGGAGAAGGAACTGGAGGCATCAGTGGGCTTTAATCCTCGTCCTAGCAGGTTCATGGACCTGGATGAGCTGCAAAACCAGG TGAACAGACTGTCGCGCTCCAAGTATTGCTGA